The Kribbella shirazensis genomic interval CCAGGAAATGTTTCGGGCACGGCACCGGACTGTCACGACATCGACCCGATCGGCACGCCACGGTGTGGGTACGTTGAGCGCATGAAAATCGGCGTGATGCTGCCCCTCGGCGGCGGGGACGGACCAGGCGGCGGGATGCCAGGCTGGAAGGACGTGCGCGCGGTCGCCGAGGCGGCCGACCGGAGCGGCCTCGATTCGGTCTGGCTCGCGGACCACTTCCTGTACCGCGACCCGGAGGACAGGGTCTACGGGATGCACGAGAGCTGGACGCTGCTGAGTGCGGTCGCCGCGGTCACGGAACGGGTCGAGATCGGGAACATGGTGCTGTGTGCGTCGTTCCGCGATCCGGGTCTGACCGCGAAGATGGCGGCGACGCTGGACGAGGTCTCCGGCGGCCGCCTGATCCTCGGCGTCGGCGCGGGCTGGCACGACCCGGAGTACGAGACGTTCGGGCTGCCGACCGACCACCGGGTCGGCCGCTTCGCCGAGTGGCTGGAGATCGTCGCGAGGCTGATCCGCGGCGAGACGGTCACGTACGACGGCACGTACTACAAGGTCAAGGACGCCAACCTGGACCCGGCCCCACCGCACCGCATCCCGATCCTCGTAGCCGGCCACCGCCCGCGCATGATGCGCCTCACAGCCCAATGGGCCGACGCCTGGAACACCGCTTGGTACGGCGCCCCGTCGCTGAAGGTCGAGGAACGCCTCGAAACCCTCCGCCAGGCCCTGGAAATCGCGCAACGCCCCACCGACGAGGTAACCCGAACCGTAGGCATCATCGTCCGCGACCCCGACCACCCCGTACCCGACCCCAGCCCCAACGCGATCGCCGTACAAGACCTCCCCGAAGCCCTGCACTCCTACCACCAACTAGGCGTCCACCACACA includes:
- a CDS encoding LLM class flavin-dependent oxidoreductase encodes the protein MKIGVMLPLGGGDGPGGGMPGWKDVRAVAEAADRSGLDSVWLADHFLYRDPEDRVYGMHESWTLLSAVAAVTERVEIGNMVLCASFRDPGLTAKMAATLDEVSGGRLILGVGAGWHDPEYETFGLPTDHRVGRFAEWLEIVARLIRGETVTYDGTYYKVKDANLDPAPPHRIPILVAGHRPRMMRLTAQWADAWNTAWYGAPSLKVEERLETLRQALEIAQRPTDEVTRTVGIIVRDPDHPVPDPSPNAIAVQDLPEALHSYHQLGVHHTIISPEPMTPSTVEAIAQAKTAL